The proteins below come from a single Pirellulales bacterium genomic window:
- a CDS encoding type 1 glutamine amidotransferase has translation MTRLTQLRGAVIATDGFEQDELIRPVQALRKAGAQVTILSLHNGEIQGVRGDRKRASKVPVDGLVRDARPEAFDALQLPGGTVNADTLRMVPEVQAFVQAMQQADKPIAAICHAPWILVSAGLVGGRTLTSYHTIQDDIRNAGGHWVDREVVEDANWVTSRQPSDIPAFNQAMLKLFERQPAGAHH, from the coding sequence ATGACCCGGCTTACCCAGTTGCGCGGGGCGGTCATCGCCACCGACGGCTTCGAACAGGACGAACTGATCAGGCCCGTTCAAGCCCTGCGAAAAGCAGGCGCCCAGGTGACGATTCTTTCGCTCCACAATGGTGAAATTCAAGGAGTGCGCGGAGATCGCAAACGAGCGTCGAAAGTGCCTGTCGACGGCCTGGTGCGCGATGCCCGGCCCGAGGCCTTTGACGCGTTGCAACTGCCCGGCGGCACCGTCAACGCCGACACGCTGCGGATGGTGCCCGAGGTGCAAGCGTTTGTGCAGGCCATGCAGCAGGCGGACAAGCCGATCGCGGCGATTTGCCATGCCCCCTGGATTCTGGTTTCGGCGGGGCTGGTCGGTGGCCGCACGCTGACCAGTTACCACACGATCCAGGACGACATTCGCAACGCCGGCGGACACTGGGTCGATCGCGAAGTGGTCGAAGATGCCAATTGGGTAACCAGCCGCCAGCCCAGCGACATACCGGCATTCAACCAGGCGATGCTGAAGCTCTTCGAGCGACAACCGGCCGGAGCGCATCACTAA